CTCAACAGTTTTTTCAGTTCGCCCTACTGTACCTTCTGGGATATGTAAGCCTTGGTCAACATTGTCAAACCCCTTGGAGCTGCGGCTAAACTGCCCACATGATAGCACACTCTGCCTTGACGACAGCAGCTTTCCAACATGGTGGATCAGATTCAAAAATGGCTTCGAGAATTTTGAATGACTAGTTGGGGGCTTTCTGAGCTCACCGAGCTTCTGTGGGTGTGGTAATATAATTTCActtaaaaaaagagaaggaaagaaaagcttAAGGAAACTTTCTGAGCAGAAGCTTGGTAAGCTTCTCAAGGTGCAGCCCAAATTCTCAGCAGTGAGCTTTCTGAGCTCAGTTGGTCAAAATTTAGGCTGCACCTAGCCCATTGTCATTCTCGGCCCACGAAGAAGGATCCACACACCACAGGTGGACTAAAGATAAATTGGGGCGACACACTCACACCCAGTTGTGTCCGTTTTTCtatttcatttatttttgtaCCTGGTCAAATATATTTCTAACGTCATACCAACCACCAATTTTGTAAACTTAATAAATCCTTGTAAAGTCACCTTCGTACAATATTCTAGTGTATTATGCATTCAGTTTGAAAcacaatattttctttttagacAAATAAACTAGCACAAGCTGGAACTAGTTCTCAATTAGAGAACACTGCATATGCCCGAAGAAAAATATTTTCAGTACTAAGAACTTATATTATGTATATTTTAAGCTCTATAATTCAGATCTTATTTTTCTGTCGTCTATTAACTGTTGAATGTTCTTGATGGAGTCGTATGTTCCTTAATAATCATTGGTCAAATGCGTCATGTATGTTGCACATTGAAGATGTAGAGGCTGGGACAGTGTTTTATTCCATCatcaaaaaaaatcttgaagctCTAGAAATGGACACAATCCAATTTATGTATCTGCAGTGCATATACAGTTGTAATAACAATGATGAAACCTGCTTATTCTATACTCCGTAACATACAGGAAACATGAATATATTTGAGTCGCTCAAACCTCTTACTAATGCAACGTAGATGTATACTTAGCAATTGACCCTTGAACACCAAACCATAATGTGCTAGTAGACACCAACAATACTTTATTGGCCCTCTAATAATGCAAAATGCATAGTTTACAGGGGTATTCAACTATTCATCATGTATCAACGAGATGCTTGGGCTCCAAACGCAGTTCAAATTTTACTATTGGCAGTTAGGGCTCCTCCCAGGTCCGCCATAGTAGATGTAAGTGCCCCAGTCGCTATTGGCACCATTCTGCACCTTATAGCAGCTGGATCGCTCAGCTATCAAAACCACACCATTTGGCAATTTGAGATTGTTGGATGAATCTACGACTTGGATGTTCTTGATGTAGCTAGCCTTGCCGAACCCTTCCTCTGGGAAGTGTCCGCTACCCATTTCAGTGGAAGTCTGGCCGGCGTCCGGTGAGTATACCTCACCGCCCCATTCAACACTGGAGGCACTGTCTGACAAGTAAGAGAAGATGGACGATGGCCAATAGCCCAAAATATGGTTTCCTACTTGCAACCACCAGTTGCCCCCCTTTGGATCCTGCAAAACGAAATTACTTGGAGAGTTCAGCAGACAGGATTATGATCGACGAGAGAAGTAGGGAACATAGTTGTATATTCCTTTTAGTCCTAAAATCAAAGCATGCACAAAAGTGTGACTTTACTTATTCCTTATCTGCACTATGGAAAGTACTGCACATTGATGGAAACAAAAATTCTAAGTGAAGGGGTGCCGGTTATCAAAAATTCGaaacaaaatatattataaaTCTTGTTGATTATGAAGGGGTGACGGCTGTCATGCAAGATTTTTCATGGCAATTAGGACAGATTTATAATATTTCCTTGCATAAGGTGGAGGTAAAGATCCTTTTAAAGCTTTATTAATGTATAAGGCTAACTTAacagtgttgcatttgtagacAAAATCCGGTACGTGCATAGGGATGTGATTCCGTGAGGGCGACCACAAACAGGCAATACCACAGTTTTAGCCTCGTTTTGTGCTGGATGAGATTGTGAACGATTTTTGTGCTTTACCTTCCAGATTAAGATATCGATATCACGTTGCGAGCCACCATATATTGAGACTGGGGAGATGCTGCCACCGATGGCGATCTGATTGTTTGTCTGAATGAACCCTGGGCAGCCTAGGTTGTAACATCCTGTTTGGTGGTATGCATCACGCTACAATATGCCGCAGCAATAGAAAATTAATAAACATGTGTTCCATTCCTCAACTTAATAAACATGTGTCTAGTATTTCAAAGGAATGTGATGTTTGTCTTACGGTCCAGTAGATGAAGAGCCTAGTATTACTATCATGATACCTCCCTGGGTAAACCTGCAATTTTGTAGAGCACAGAGCCATTAGCCACTACTATACAATGAAAGAGGTTGCACAACTTATTAGTGCATCGTTACAAGAACCTTTAGATCGTAAAACAGTGTGATTTAGCCATATATAaagatttttagaaaaagttctCTATGCTTTTCGACAGGCCATTAGTTCCTAAAAACAGTGATGTTAGCGTTACAACTAATGAAAGAAACTTTTTTGCATGAATGGAGAATTGAAGGAACTTCTAATCTTTGATGAAGGTGTGTTTATGTTTTCCCCTTCGTGGTATCACCTGCCATCCTGCTTCAATGGTATTGAGATCATTGCCTTGATAGGACCCCCCTGTGATCCATAGTTGGGCCAGGCTGAAGCCATTGCCCCTCTCAATCGTTGGTTGCCACAAATTAATGGTGGCTTTTGTTCCGTAGTATTTGTCAACCAATGCAGACGCTACAGCATGCTGATCAATGAGAGAGCAAACAAATTGTTTAAGCAATGTCAGAAATGATACTACAAATCCAAAATGAAGATTGGTAATAATATGAAGGTGATTCTCGAATGATGTTTTGTACCAGGTGACCAATTGTTGCACTAGCGTCAGGGTCATCAACAGAAACAAGTTTTGGGATGCTCCCAGGTCTCTTCTTGCCATACCTCTTGATAGAGCTGGCCCTCAGCACTTCCTCCTCCTTGGTCCTTCGGATCGGTATGGTGTTTTCAGGGCACTTGCCATTCTGATGCCATAATTGGGTAATTGGTTGTGTTTCAATTTTGGAGTCATCATATAAACCACCAGGGTGATAAGAAGGCCGCATCTGAAAGGTTACAAGTTGGGGGCACCATTGAGTGATATCATGATACATGTGTTTGTATGGTGGTGGTGAGGGCACTGGTACATCTGTTTGTATGGTGGAGAGGTACCTGGATGGTATGGTTCTTGAGGAAAGGATGATCGAATGCAGGCTGTTTGGAAATGTGCACACAGTCTATGATATCTCCATCTGGGCTCTATTAATTTCGCAGTATCAGTAGTTGCAACaaagtttatagaaaatataataacatctataatacaaaataaatatacTTTGAAGACATATATTTTATTGTGGATCTAATAAAACTAGATGTTATATATGTTGTCTGTTGATGCTTAGGTTTTTTTCGACAAGCTTGGTCAATGTGAGAGAAATGTTTTTAGATACTGGAAGATAACATTCCGGCTTCagacttttttttcaaaaatacatCAAACCACAAACATTACAAAGGGGTACATATTCCAGGAAAATATGTAGCCAAGACATAAGATCTGATTTActaaaaagaaataataaaatacAAGAAAAAGATTCAAAATCTCTAACAAGCTATTAAAGTGAATTATAATtaggaacagagggagtacataaTCTATATTCAAGATAAAAGACGACGGACAGGTCGGTCATTACCTGAATGCTGGCGAGAGGAGGTTTGTTGAGCCgcctgagaaggttttgcacct
This genomic window from Setaria viridis chromosome 8, Setaria_viridis_v4.0, whole genome shotgun sequence contains:
- the LOC117866662 gene encoding protein neprosin; the protein is MAVTTRACFVVALAFLFMEGAAAGTAGGQRRWQVQNLLRRLNKPPLASIQSPDGDIIDCVHISKQPAFDHPFLKNHTIQMRPSYHPGGLYDDSKIETQPITQLWHQNGKCPENTIPIRRTKEEEVLRASSIKRYGKKRPGSIPKLVSVDDPDASATIGHLHAVASALVDKYYGTKATINLWQPTIERGNGFSLAQLWITGGSYQGNDLNTIEAGWQVYPGRYHDSNTRLFIYWTRDAYHQTGCYNLGCPGFIQTNNQIAIGGSISPVSIYGGSQRDIDILIWKDPKGGNWWLQVGNHILGYWPSSIFSYLSDSASSVEWGGEVYSPDAGQTSTEMGSGHFPEEGFGKASYIKNIQVVDSSNNLKLPNGVVLIAERSSCYKVQNGANSDWGTYIYYGGPGRSPNCQ